In Candidatus Methylomirabilota bacterium, the genomic window TCGTGGAATCCATCTTCCGCGTTCCCGGCATGGGCCGCTTCTTCGTGCAATCCATGAGCGGCCGCGACTACCCGATGATCATGGCCGTCGTGCTCATCTATGGCGCTTTTCTCGCCCTCATGAACCTCCTCGTGGATCTCGCCTATGGCTTTATCGACCCCCGCATCCGGTACTAGTCTGGCGGCCGCCGCGGGCCTGGCCGCGGCGCCGTCGACGCAGACGTCGAATCTCTGGCGGGATGCCTGGCGCCGGCTCCTGCGCAACAAGCTCGCGGTGGTGGGTGGGGTGACGGTGATCCTGTTGTGCCTGGTGGCGATCTTCGCGGACTTCATCGCGCCCTACTCGTATACCAAGGCCAATTTCGGCAAGATCTACGAGTTTCCCTCGCGAGAGTTTCCCCTCGGTACCGATCAGCTGGGGCGTGACGTGCTCTCGCGCATGATCTACGGCGCGCGGGTGTCCATGCTCGTGGGCCTGGGCGCGCAGGTCATCGTCGTCATGATCGGGGTGCCCATCGGGCTGGTGGCCGGCTATCTCGGAGGCCGCGTGGACCTCCTCCTCACGCGCTTCATCGACGTGATGTACGCGTTTCCGCGGCTGCTCTTCGTCATCCTCATCATGTCCATGCTCGGGGCGGGGCTCATGAATATCTTCATCGCCATCGGGCTCACCGGGTGGGTGGGCATCGCGCGCCAGACCCGCGCGCAGGTGCTCTCCATCAAGGAAAAGGAGTTCGTGGAGGGCGCCCGCGCCCTCGGCGCGGGCTTTTTCCGGACCATCGGCAAGCACGTGCTGCCCAGCGCCCTCACGCCCATCGTGGTGTCGGTCACCTTCGGCATTCCCGAAGCCATCTTCACGGAGGCCGCGCTATCCTTCATCGGGGTGGGGATCAACCCGCCCACCCCGTCCTGGGGACAGATGGTGGGAGAGAATCAGCAGTACCTGCGGTCGTACTGGCATCTCTGCGTCTTTCCGTCCATCGCCATCGCCATCACCATGCTGTCCTTCACCTTCTTCGGTGACGGCGTCCGTGACGCCCTCGATCCGAAGATGAAGTAGGCCTTTGTCTAAAGGAGACACTCCATGCGCATATCCGACGAGCAGCTGGCCCTCTTCGAGCAGCGCCTGCAGGCATTGGGCCTCGGCCGGCGCGACTTCCTCAAGGTGGTGGGCGCCATGGCCGCCTTCGGCGGGCTGGGGTTCGCCACCCGGGCCGAGGCGGCCAAGCCGTTCAAGCTTGCCCCCGGCGAGAAGCTGGCCAAAGAGCAGCTCCTGCGCCTGGGCGGTGGGGGATTCTGGCAGAACGACCCGTCCAGCCATGACTACAACAAGGACCTCTACTGCGCGGGGGTGGCGATTCAGTACGCCGGCCTCATGAATTTCAACGCGGATTTCGTGGCCGAGCCATACCTGGCCACCAAGGTCCAGAGCAACAAGGACGGCTCCGTCTGGACCTTCACCATCCGCAAGGACAGCCGCTGGTCCGACAACTCGCCGATGAGCGCCCGTGACTTCGAGTGGTCGTGGAAGCGCCAGCTCGATCCCGAGACCAAGGCCCCCTATGCCGCCTTCCTCTACGACATCAAGAACGCCGAGGCCTTCAACAAGAAGCAGGTGACGAACCGCGACGAGGTCGGGGTCAAGGCCAAGGACGACTGGACTCTCGAGGTCACCCTCGAGGGTCCCCGCGGCTATTTCCCCGTGCTGGCCGCCTATCTGGCCGCGCTCCCCGCGCACCGCGGCGCCGTCGAGAAGCACGGCGACAAGTGGACGGAGGCCGGCAACATCGTCACCAATGGGCCCTTTGTGCTGGAGCAGTGGGAGCACAACAAGCAGATGGTGCTGAGGAAGAATCCGTACTTCTTCGGCGCCAAGGACGTGCACCTGGACAAGGTTGTCATCCCCATCATCCCCGTCCAGGCCGGCGCGCTTCCCTACGAGAACAATGAGCTGGACCTGACCTGGCTCCAGCCGGGAGACCTCAAGAAGCTCCAGAGCGACCCGCGCATGCAGCGGGATGTCTTCCAGTACCCGTATCCGGGCACCTGGTACCTGCTTCCCCAGGTGACCAAGCCCCCCTTCGACAACCTCAAGGTCCGCCGGGCGGTGGCCCACGCCATCGACCGCGAGAACGTGGTCAAGGTCAGCCAGGGCCTCGCCGTCCCTGCCTGGTCCATGATCCCCCCGGGCTTCCCCGGCGCCGTGGACGATCCGAAGATCAAGGCCATCCAGCGCTTCGACAAGAAGGCGGCCCTCGAGCAGCTCAGGGGCACGCCGTTCGAGGGAGGCAAGAACTGGCCCAAGATCACGCTGTCGATGCGCGAGGAAGGTCTGGGCTCCAAGCCGCTGGCCGAGGCGGTGCAGGCGGTGCTGCTGGACAGCCTCAACATGAAGACCGAGCTCGAGGTGCTGGAACAGCGGGTATTCCGCGAGCGCCTCTGGAAGCAGGATCTGCAATTCGTGTGGATCCGCTGGTTCATGGACTATCCGGATCCGCACAACGAGTACTTCGACACCTTCTACGGCAAGAAGACCACGGGCAAGCGGCAGGCCTGGGTCAACGAGGCCTTCGACAAGGAGCTGGAGGCCGGGCGCGACACGCGCGACACCAAGAAGCGGCTCGAGCACTACAAGAAGGCCGAGGAGATCATGCAGATGGACGTGGGCTACGTGCCGGTGGCGTGGGTCGTGCGCTTTGCCGCCACCAAGCCCTGGGTCAAGGGCATCGAGAAGAACAAGCAAGGACAGAACGTGATCGACGGCAATATCTACGTGGACATGATGCGGCACATCTACATCATCGAGAAGGGCTAGCCGGTCGAGGCGGGCACGGATGAGGAGAAGACCATGACGCGTGTCCTGGACCGGAGGTCCTTCATGGCCGCGACCGGCGGCGCGGCCGCCGGGCTGGCGGGGATCCTGGCATCGCACCGTGCCCCCGCCCACGCGCAGGGCACGACGCTGCATATCCTCCGGTGGAACGACTTCGTTCCGGCGGGCGATGAAGTTCTGGCCCGCCAGATGACCGAGGCCTCGCGTGTCTTCGGCGCCAAGGTCACCCTCGAGCGCATCAACGCCAATGATATCCAGGCGCGCGTGACCGCCGCCGTGTCCTCGGGCGCAGGCCCCGACATCATCCACATGCTCCACAACTGGGCCCATCTCTACGAGAAGAGCCTGGTCGACGTCAGCGATGTCGCGCAGGCGGTAGGCCAGGCGCAGGGCGGGTACTACGCGGCGGCCGAGGCCCTCTGCCGGGTCGCGGGAACGTGGCGGGCCGTCCCCCACGCGATCACGCCGAATCTCGTCGTCTATCGCAAGTCGCTTCACGACGGCGTCGGTGTCTCGGCATTTCCAAAGACGTGGCAGGAATGGCGCGAGGTCGGCAAGAAGCTCAAGGTCAAGGGCTTTCCGGTCGGTCAGACGGTGGCGCATACCTTCGGGGACTCGCCGGCCTTCTGGTACCCCTATCTCTGGTCGTGGGGTGGCAAGGAGGTCGAAGCGGACGGCAAGACGGTCGCCCTGGATTCGAAGGCCACCCTCGAGTCGGTGAAGTTCGCCGTCGCCTTCTGGAAGGACGCCTGCGACGAAGACGGACTCGCCTGGGATGACACGAGCAACAACCGCGCATTTCTCTCGGGGACCATCTCGGCGACCCAGAACGCGGCCTCCATCTACCTCGTGGCGCTCGGCGATCCGGCGAAGTTCAAGACTGACAAGGGCGGGCCGCTTCACGCCGACATGGGCCACGCGCCGCTGCCCGGCGGTCCGGCCGGCCAGTTCTCCTATCACGGCCCGTTTCATCACGCGGTGATGGGATACGGAAAGAATCTCAAGCTCGCGAAGGACTTCCTGAAATGGCTCCACTCCCGAGAGATCTACGAGCCCTGGTTCGTCGCCGAGAAGGGCTATGCGATCGCCACCACGCGGGTCTGGGAGGGGCATACCATGTGGAACCAGGACCCCGTGATGCTCGCGTTCCGCGAGGCCGCGCGCTCCTACCGGCTCTTCGGCTATGCCGGTCCACCGTCGGCGAAGGCCACGGAGGCCTTTTCCAAGTACCTGATCGTCGACATGTATGCCAAGGCCATACAGGGTCTGCCGCCCGAGGAAGCGGTGAAGTGGGCGACAGGAGAGCTGACCAAGGTCTACGGCTAGGGCGAGGAAGGAGGCGGCCGCCATGCGGATGAAGGACAAGGTGGCCATCGTGACGGGGGCGGGCTCGGGAATCGGGCGCGCCACCGCGCTTCGCTTTGCCTCCGAAGGCGCACGGGTCGTGTGCGCGGATCGGGAGCGAGAGGCGGCGCAGGCCACGGCCAAGATGATCGCGGAGGCCGGCGGCGAGGCGGTCGAGCTCGCCGTGGACGTGACCGAGGAGCGCGGCTGCGCTCTGATGGTCCAGACGACGCTCGATCGCTTCGGACGGCTGACCACGCTCGTGAACTCCGCGGGCGTGAGCGGGAAGCGGCGCGACGCCACCCCGCCCCTCGAGGAATGGACACGCGTGCTCGACGTGAATCTCAGCGGGACCTACCTCGCCTCGCGAGCGGCCCTCGAGGCGCTGGCGGCCAGCGGTCATGGATCGATCACGAATCTCGCCTCCATCTATGGTCTGGTGGGCGGCTCTCTCTCGCCCGCCTACGCGGCCTCGAAGGGCGGAGTGGTCAACCTGACGCGGACGATGGCGCTGACGTGGGCGCCCAAGATCCGCGTGAATTGCGTGTGCCCGGGCGTCATCGAGACGCCCATGACCAAGCCCTTCATGACCGATCCCGCCTGGGAGCAGCCGATGCGGGCGCGCCATCCCCTGGGCCGCTTCGGCCAGCCCGAAGACATCGCGGCAGCGATTCTCTATCTGGCGAGCGACGAGGCTGGTTTCGTCACCGGGGTCGCCTTGCCCGTGGACGGGGGCTACACCGCCGCCTAGGCCGCTCTTCTCGCGCCGATCCAAAGCGGAACTGG contains:
- a CDS encoding ABC transporter permease translates to MALSTPASGTSLAAAAGLAAAPSTQTSNLWRDAWRRLLRNKLAVVGGVTVILLCLVAIFADFIAPYSYTKANFGKIYEFPSREFPLGTDQLGRDVLSRMIYGARVSMLVGLGAQVIVVMIGVPIGLVAGYLGGRVDLLLTRFIDVMYAFPRLLFVILIMSMLGAGLMNIFIAIGLTGWVGIARQTRAQVLSIKEKEFVEGARALGAGFFRTIGKHVLPSALTPIVVSVTFGIPEAIFTEAALSFIGVGINPPTPSWGQMVGENQQYLRSYWHLCVFPSIAIAITMLSFTFFGDGVRDALDPKMK
- a CDS encoding extracellular solute-binding protein, which codes for MTRVLDRRSFMAATGGAAAGLAGILASHRAPAHAQGTTLHILRWNDFVPAGDEVLARQMTEASRVFGAKVTLERINANDIQARVTAAVSSGAGPDIIHMLHNWAHLYEKSLVDVSDVAQAVGQAQGGYYAAAEALCRVAGTWRAVPHAITPNLVVYRKSLHDGVGVSAFPKTWQEWREVGKKLKVKGFPVGQTVAHTFGDSPAFWYPYLWSWGGKEVEADGKTVALDSKATLESVKFAVAFWKDACDEDGLAWDDTSNNRAFLSGTISATQNAASIYLVALGDPAKFKTDKGGPLHADMGHAPLPGGPAGQFSYHGPFHHAVMGYGKNLKLAKDFLKWLHSREIYEPWFVAEKGYAIATTRVWEGHTMWNQDPVMLAFREAARSYRLFGYAGPPSAKATEAFSKYLIVDMYAKAIQGLPPEEAVKWATGELTKVYG
- a CDS encoding ABC transporter substrate-binding protein codes for the protein MRISDEQLALFEQRLQALGLGRRDFLKVVGAMAAFGGLGFATRAEAAKPFKLAPGEKLAKEQLLRLGGGGFWQNDPSSHDYNKDLYCAGVAIQYAGLMNFNADFVAEPYLATKVQSNKDGSVWTFTIRKDSRWSDNSPMSARDFEWSWKRQLDPETKAPYAAFLYDIKNAEAFNKKQVTNRDEVGVKAKDDWTLEVTLEGPRGYFPVLAAYLAALPAHRGAVEKHGDKWTEAGNIVTNGPFVLEQWEHNKQMVLRKNPYFFGAKDVHLDKVVIPIIPVQAGALPYENNELDLTWLQPGDLKKLQSDPRMQRDVFQYPYPGTWYLLPQVTKPPFDNLKVRRAVAHAIDRENVVKVSQGLAVPAWSMIPPGFPGAVDDPKIKAIQRFDKKAALEQLRGTPFEGGKNWPKITLSMREEGLGSKPLAEAVQAVLLDSLNMKTELEVLEQRVFRERLWKQDLQFVWIRWFMDYPDPHNEYFDTFYGKKTTGKRQAWVNEAFDKELEAGRDTRDTKKRLEHYKKAEEIMQMDVGYVPVAWVVRFAATKPWVKGIEKNKQGQNVIDGNIYVDMMRHIYIIEKG
- a CDS encoding SDR family NAD(P)-dependent oxidoreductase, with amino-acid sequence MRMKDKVAIVTGAGSGIGRATALRFASEGARVVCADREREAAQATAKMIAEAGGEAVELAVDVTEERGCALMVQTTLDRFGRLTTLVNSAGVSGKRRDATPPLEEWTRVLDVNLSGTYLASRAALEALAASGHGSITNLASIYGLVGGSLSPAYAASKGGVVNLTRTMALTWAPKIRVNCVCPGVIETPMTKPFMTDPAWEQPMRARHPLGRFGQPEDIAAAILYLASDEAGFVTGVALPVDGGYTAA